The following is a genomic window from Penaeus monodon isolate SGIC_2016 unplaced genomic scaffold, NSTDA_Pmon_1 PmonScaffold_1751, whole genome shotgun sequence.
TTCATCATCtggtgaaaaaaacaaacatttgatTCCAATAAGGACACTAATATAGCTCTACTAGTGATAACTTATAAAAAGTTTATTTGTCTGAGTATTGATAATACTTTTGAGGAAAATCGGATATACTTACTCTTCTTATCCTTTGCCCTTGCCTTGTACACTTGCCCATAGGTTCCCTCTCCAATCTGGGCTATTATATCAAAGACTTCAACACATCTTTCACTCCAGTCTTCAAGACAGGTACGGTCTTGTCGTTTTGCATTCAGGATTTTTGGCCTGACCAAATTAGGACGAGGTTTAGGCGGGCCACTTCTTGCAAGTGGTGGTGTACTCATTGCATCATCATCTGGTGACATTCTTCAGTTCCTTCTATCActgaaaaagtattaaaataacaGGATACGGCAACTTTTTGCTATACAAGTGTCATTCTTTGTTCAAATTTCAGCTTTATTAACTGCAATGAATCTTAAAAAGGAGCAGGATATTTCCTTGATGAGTATGCACATATCTGAACTAACAAGGTATGTTTAGGCTGGTatttaatgcaataataataggtaaaatcTTGAGATGGAGCTCTGCATCTAAGTGGTTGTCTGGCTAGTGGAAGAGTGCGCAAAAATTCatgtcagtaaaaataatatataattataatgtaatgagCCTCATCTAGTGTCTGCGATTATTCCCATGAAAATGACTACACATCACTGTTGCTAATGATTTATATCAAATGTCCTTTTTGAAACtgcacatatatgaaatatatgtaagaaTCTCCATTGATCACAATCATACGAGAGTAGGTTTAAGACTATCAAATGGAACAAATAATGTTCTTCTGACTTACTTGGAGGCATTGGGAGGTCCTTAGTAATACTGAGTCTTGCAGCTTGGACTCTGGTGGTGTGCTTGGAGAAGTTGGAGAATCAATGTCTTCAAGGTTGATTCCTGGTGGCATTGGCAGCTTAGTCAAGCTTGTTGGCACAGACACTTTCTTAAAGTCTATTTTAATTACAGAATTACTGGCACTTTCTTGTTCTGAATGGGATGATGGATTAGATATTTCTTCCTGGTCCACTGCTGCATTTGTGTCATTTTTAGCAGCACCATTAGGAATACTTGCTGCTGATGCTGTGGGTCCAGGGGTATCTGGTCCGAAGCAGAACCACCACCTTCTGGTTcaacgttttcttttcctttctctggtTTTTCGCCTTCTTTTGTCATTAACTGCTTAATGCGTTCTCTATTTTTCCTACTCTTGACTAATTCAGCAAAAAGGCTTGTGGAACTCATGTTGTTCTCATGTGCTAGGCGATCAGCTGCAGCACGGGGTGGTGTGcgacgtggtggtgtgtgtcgtgtaccACCACGTCCTGGGGATGATCGTCTATGGCTCCTGTCACCACGCCCTGCGTCCAGGACTCCGACTTCCACTTTTTAAACCCGCCTTCGCCTAGTTAATTGTCATCAGCAATGgttaagttggggggggggggagaatgaaagaaaaaaaaaaaaaaaaaaaaaaaaaaaacttatttctagTTGTTAATTTCATGttgattcatattattaatagcaataatgtgaCATGCATGTGAATATTAACCCTTGCTCCAAGAGAATCTGGGTGTACTTCACCACTCCTTCTGGGAGTATGTGCACCCAGCTTGGCTTGACCTCCCGGGCTTTTCCAAACTAAGGTATTTTGCACTTGTCACACCATACTAACAAGGCAAAGCAATATGATTCCTTGCTGGGTTTTTTATCCAAAATTgactttaaaaagtttttgcatATTCAGAGATGCAAATTTGTTTCAGTTCTGTAGTAACTTGATTATGTAAATTTGTCCATTTCCATAAAGTAGGTGTGCTACACAGTCCCAAAAGATGGCTtatggttttaccctggggtaAAAActggattttctttcattttcacatatcttattcttacaaaaaaaaagagactgtATGCAATTATATACAAATCTGCAACTAATATGCCTTCAGTACTTTCCTTTTGCCCGTCACATTTCAAAAATAACACTGGTATATGAAAATCTGACATGATCATGTAATCTATAGTGAAGGTTACTATAGGTCAGAGCAACAGCAAGGAACATAATTTTTTTGTGCATGGGCATCTTCCAGGGACAGGAGGCAAATTATTTGTGTTAAATATCACCtcttacataaatttaaaaaatcaataagagCATTACAGTCTCAAATTCCTCCCTTCAGGCCCAAAGCCCCTGGGTATGTATATACCTAATTAAAGAATGGCATAAAATGTAATGCATGCTCACAGTAAAAATAATGTGAATGACTCGTCCTGCATAGCCACAAACAAATTCAGCCATGACAGGAATTACTGTCATCGGGCCACAACCAGTCAGCCATGACAGGAATTACATGTCATCTGGAGCTACAACCAACCATGACATGAACTACATGCATCAGAGCAAGGTTAATGAACCTTTTAAAATGCTGATTGGAatacaaaaatgattttttttctttctttaaaatgttaagtaaaaaaataaaaagaaacatgaaataaACTAAAGGtcagctccctctctccccccagtCTAAATCCAGAAGATACTCAATCTCCACCAAagttccctacccccccccccccttctcactctaccaggatcaataaaaaatataaaacattccaccccatcttctaccacacctctccctctgttcttcgGACAATCTATCCCTCTTCTCCACAAAAAGAAAATCTTGTTTCTCGGACTCCCCAACCCACCTTCCCTCCAGTAACGCTTGAAGACATCGAAACCTTCCTAAACATGGACCCCAGAGAAGCTCCAATCCTTCAATCCACCATCCAGTTCCAATTACGCCGATTATCCAGCTCGCCTCATTAAAgttccccctactctctcttcctcccactctcccaaaaAACACTTATCCTCTACACCATATACATCACATTCCCACCGAATGCTCACGtgactcccttatgtcacaacaatgTCCATCTCCGGAGGCTCCTTTCTGACATTTTTCCGATAATTCACCACCCTCCCCCGTTACCTTATTTCATTCTCGGATTCTTCTCctacattataactattattacactACCCGCGGACCACTTATGGTTAAGAATTTCTCTTTCGCATTTTCCTCATACattgttactctcccttccttgACACATAttctccatttgatctgatcgCCCTCTAACCGCATCCTTTCACAAATCCCCAACCATATTTCCATTTGCTTcccctctatacccttttcaTACCATTTCTCCTACGCATTCTAcaaacctttgacatctaacagtTTATCTAATCtcattttccatccttttctagCACAATTGTTTCTCCTAGCCATTAAAACCATTATCCTAATCgtaaactcatttttaccctttttgctacAATACTTTGTCTAAACTGATGACCTCTGGACGTATGGCAAAATTGTTTGTTTTTGACACTGGAAACATTCTGGAAATCCATAAATATGGCTTCGTCCCAAGCCCcatcttgggggtttttttttccttttttcatattttgaaataCGCCACCTTAGGATGTTGATGcggaatattattataataatttttttttatcaaggaatTAGGGTAAATGGGCAAGATCGGTATTTGATTTCTTGGTTCTTCTGAGCCATGTgtgtaaattaaaaaagaaaagccaTGTGGGAAGTGCATACATACCTCCTAGTGCCAATGGTTAAACAGGGTCACTGTTTGCCCTTATTGAtgactcttttttcccccaatccccGTTATACCTTGTTTGAGACTGGCAgctcaatgtaggggatcaccctacACTGAGAGCCATACTGAAAGGATGAACGGTTAATCACCCAGTGGACGTTTCTTCTCCCCATTATTTAACCATGGTCAAAAGTAAAAGATTTTTACCTTATTGGGGCAATTAAGGCTTGACTCTTCAAACTAGACAATCTAAATTTGATCCATTGGTTCCCAATCCCTGCCTCTCTTGACCATGGCTCtgaccactgatactaataccccaTCCTCGATGTTTGCcgtcaactctatccattcctAATCAtcccacccaggtcattactcaaccttcagactACACCCTTTCAAAcaccttcccttcatctcctacTGCATTCATCTTCATACCCCCATATACCACCCCTATCTTCCCCCTGCCCTCAGCCTCTACTGATTCCACCTCTGACAAAACATTTTGAGCACCTTTTTGGCCAAGCCAAGTGGGATCAATTCGTTGCAACAATGACTCGAGTCTCaagcaaacctattcctgcccacttCACTTCCTCCCTTAATAATTGTACCATTCTCAAATGATTGTCTCCTGTCTACCACAtggactggtcagactgtgaaaacatTGCTCCAAATGCCCACATTGACTATGACTATACAGTGGAAGTTCActgtgctacactattcctcccaagGCGAACACAAAGTCCTTTACTTATTAAGCCAAGATTAGTTTCTGTAGACATGAaatcccctccaacccccctcatTGAAGTTTATACGGGTGGAGTGTCCTGTCTGTCTGACCAGATCGACCTCTCCCTGTTCAATGTCAGAAATGGTGTTTTTGGCCACCTATTCAGACATTGTCACTCCAGCCCATGCCCTCTATGTGACCAACCTGGTCATAACGTTCAAAATGTCAGCTCCAGTCATGCATTTGTGCTAAATGTTGGTGGGCTCCTATAATGTATttacatgacctttgatgtctagcacacttatcgctttttaaccctttcccgacaagGTAGTCATTAATAGGGCCCGGGCCCAAATGCGGTGGCTCATATCGTGACCCCTTGCTGCGCGACAGCTCATGCCCAATACAgcatcccttttcttttctccgtaatataagagcctatgttgtatttcaattattattatttttaaggtctctatttgccatatttcctaataaatcaagactgtggatattttttgtggttatatAGACTACTGtgatcattatttgctctatagtatgaatgtaaaaataagcagtgtgttgGTACATGGAGTGAAAAACTGTAGGTTTGTAagttattttaaagataaaaactttagtttcaacaggtttaatAGTAACACTTCCATATAGATAACTTTTATGTTCAGTGGTTTTATAAAtacggattttttttctcaaaaaatacATATCGGTATTTAACAAGAATTCAAGAAgccctttatgaaatgcatagtataggaaaaatgagaaaaagtgtttaaTAAAAACTACTTACTCAcatttcagtggcaaaaaaatattattttgccataAATTGTTAACAAAAACTCCTTGGCAGTACGTAATGCcacggcagatagtccaggcatgccattgGCATGTACGTAGAGcgcacccgtcgggaaagggttaaccaTTATGACGGACTGAGTGAATCAGAGGGGCTGAGAGATGAGGGGTGATCCAGTTCATAAATTTTCTTAAAAGACTGTTGAACACATTCCTTTCAAGGAGGCAAGTGTTAATCTACTGAGAGCTGTGTAATAGCTTCATGTATTTCCAATTCATCATTCATCTAATTGTTGATTGACATTACTTGCCAAGTTTTCCGCTAGTTCTTCAAATTTGCAAGAAAGCAaccaaatttaaagaaattttccaTTGTTACTTGATGTTCCcttatcaataaataacaaagatATCTGCAATTAAGTATTGACGATTACTACAAACATACATtccaacatatatttatgtatttgtggatGCAAAAGTTAAACATAACTAGAGCTTACAGCTATGGAATGTTTCATGTAACTTGAAGTAGAGGTAGTAAATATGAATGAGTTTTCAGTACAACACCAAGTCCAAACCAGTTCAGCGTCCTTCCTGAGACAAGAAGACATAGACAAGcttgtatttttatttggaaCACGTTGATACAGttacaacaaaaaatttaatataacaatcCTCTGAAAATAGTCAAAATGAAAAGACAGATATTTACAAATTCAGTGATAGGATATGTCAGAGCTTTCGAAGTCTGATTTGAGAAATTTTACAAAGTAATTGAAAGACTTTTATTTTACAgtcattttatttatacaaaagtTACCATTACAAACCAATGGTAAACCATGGACTATAGACAAAAAAATCTCGGTTAATTCTACAGAAACTTGCGTACAACCTGCCACACCTCAGGATCAAAAACAGCTAAAACTGAGGGAAACTGCAGAATAAAGGAGGTGCATTAATTATTTACAGTATAATACAACCAGATGAACAGCCTGACAAGTGTCATTGCTGGGCATCAGAACATTTGTACAGGGACAGCAGTGATGTCTACAGGCAACTAAAGGTCAACACCACTCAAGCTCACTCATAAACTGTGAAGTATTTGGTAATTACTCATTTTTCACAAATGGAAAACTGAAGGCTGTATGGAAGTTATGACAGTATCTCTGTGACTGTAACCAATGCATAGAGATGTTATGTCACTCACACTACTGCTGTCTTGATCAGAATGAACAATTCTTCTGTAAACCTCTCAATCCTCATTAAGTAATTTCACATCAATGTTTCCTGAATGCCCATAAGCAGGTCTTTTGCTATCAAACTTTACACATTCAATCACTCCTTTGGGGTATCAGTGATGGCTGTTCAGGTGTTGTGGCACAAACACAATAagcagaagggaagaggaattGAGAAGGGGTATTGGTTGGGTGAAGTAAAGCGTCAATGACTCACATCAAATATATACCAACCAATTATACATCCCTATTTTATGggttccatccttttttttttttctttttttaatccatttACATCTCTGCTATAACATATGAAATACTTGGTAAGGACATAAATCAActtaaatttcatatttactaTAAAACAATCTACATCAGCATACATATGAAATACCTTGTAATGGACAAAATCAACTTAAAATTCACTTTCAACTAAAATTTATTTGTTACTATAAAACAATCTATTAATCAGTTCAATAGTTACAAACCTGAAGCCTTGAGTGGACCCATCCTAAAACCTGGGGGAAGACGGTCATTTTAACACGACTGAGTTATTGTTATCGGTGGCTGTGGTCAGGGTGAGTAACCTGTCTGACCTCTAAGGGGGGATAGGTCAGGAGTCAAGCCAAGAGACAGGAATATGAAGCGTGCCCCATCAGCTGCACCAAAGCCTCACGAACACCTTCTGATAAAAAGCCCCATTTAGACCAATCTCCTCCCAAACAATCCTGTAATAATAAAAGCTGCTCTTTAGTCAAGTCTCTTAAGTTTTGAGCTAAACATGAAGAGAGCTTATCCATCTGTTCGAAATTCTTTGCTTGCCAAAAAGATCAAACATACAAATAACCCTATAACAAGCAAGATACTCACCAGACAGGAGTGATAATAGCCATTGGTTATAAAGACACATATTTGATTTCAAGTGAGTTTACTTATTCCTCGttagttctttctctcttcgtaacCTCTTTTCTGTGGCAGCTAATAGACTGCTGCATTTAGACGTTCAAGGAGGCGGACGATATGCCCAATCCAGCTATAAGAAGAAGTCAGTTAAAGGAACCTCATTGGCAACATTGAATTATTAATAGTTTATCATCTCAATAAACTTCATGATAATTCCTACTAACAACAGATTGTAACCGGATATCaaatctagtaatatatatgccAAATAAACCTAGAGCAAAATTTCTATGACTGTTTGCAAGTGAAAAAAAGGTACATGCACCATCCACTTTACTATTATAGAGCCATACTATGTAAATGAATTGACATTGCAAGTCCTCAGTCACCAATGAGCCTTGCGAACCATACCCATTTT
Proteins encoded in this region:
- the LOC119569645 gene encoding cyclin-dependent kinase 12-like; translation: MSPDDDAMSTPPLARSGPPKPRPNLVRPKILNAKRQDRTCLEDWSERCVEVFDIIAQIGEGTYGQVYKARAKDKKNDEMVALKKVRLENEKEGFPITAVREIKILKQLNHKNIVNLKEIVTDKQDAVDFRH